AGCCAATACAGAGCGAGAAGTCGTGGTCCTGAGCGGCGTTCGTACGGCGATCGGCAAGTACGGCGGCAGCTTGAAAGATTTTCCACCGACCGAGCTTGCGGCGATGGTTGTGCGTGAGGCGGTCGCGCGGGCGGGCGTCGCGTCCGGCGATGTCGGGCATGTCGTCTTCGGCAACATCATCCACACCGACACCAGCGATATGTACCTGGCGCGCGTGGCCGCCGTCAAGGCCGGTCTGCCGGTCGAGACGCCCGCGTTCACGCTCAACCGGCTGTGCGGCAGCGGCCTGCAAGCGATCGTCTCGGCGGCGCAACTGATCATGCTCGGCGATGCGGACGTAGCCGTCGCGGGCGGCGCGGAGAATATGAGCCGCGCCCAATACTGGCTGCCCGGCATGCGCTGGGGCCAGCGCATGAACGACGGCGCGGTCGTCGACGCGATGGTCGGCGCACTGACCGATCCCTTCGACGATTGTCACATGGGCGTGACCGCCGAGAACGTGGCCGCCAAGTGGGGCATCAGCCGCGAAGATCAAGACAGGCTGGCGCTCGAAAGCCAGCAGCGCGCGGCGCGAGCCATCGCCGAGGGCTACTTCAAAGAGCAGATCCTCCCGGTCGAGATCA
The Herpetosiphonaceae bacterium DNA segment above includes these coding regions:
- a CDS encoding acetyl-CoA C-acyltransferase family protein, whose product is ANTEREVVVLSGVRTAIGKYGGSLKDFPPTELAAMVVREAVARAGVASGDVGHVVFGNIIHTDTSDMYLARVAAVKAGLPVETPAFTLNRLCGSGLQAIVSAAQLIMLGDADVAVAGGAENMSRAQYWLPGMRWGQRMNDGAVVDAMVGALTDPFDDCHMGVTAENVAAKWGISREDQDRLALESQQRAARAIAEGYFKEQILPVEIKVKGGTTQYTTDEFVRADATLEGLSKLKPVFDRSGTVTAGNASGINDAAAAVVLMERKAAEARGLKPMARLVGYAHAGVEPSYMGIGPVPAVRALLDRTGLHINDIDVFEVNEAFAAQALAVIRDLELPPERTNPNGSGISLGHPIGATGCILTIKALYELQRIGGRYALITMCIGGGQGIAAIIERI